From a single Lentisphaera profundi genomic region:
- a CDS encoding UDP-glucuronic acid decarboxylase family protein: MDQKKKNIIVTGGAGFLGSHLCERLLDQGHNVICLDNLQTGYKENIYKFLDNPRFEFIRHDICDPIRLEADEIYNLACPASPPQYQANPVSTTKTCVLGSINMLGLAKRNHAKILQASTSEVYGDPKVHPQPESYHGDVNPIGIRACYDEGKRCAETLFFDYYRQHKVKIKVMRIFNTYGPNMDPYDGRVVSNFIVQALKGEDITIYGDGSQTRSFCYVDDLITGMITLMNSDDSITGPINIGNPGEFTIKQLAQEVLTQINSKSTLVFRELPADDPNRRRPDNTFAKKHLNWEPKITLSEGLKPTIEYFRQIIES, translated from the coding sequence ATGGACCAGAAAAAGAAAAATATAATCGTAACGGGTGGCGCTGGTTTTTTAGGCTCACATTTATGCGAAAGACTTTTAGACCAAGGGCATAATGTTATCTGTCTAGATAACTTACAGACGGGCTACAAAGAGAATATTTACAAATTCCTTGATAATCCTCGCTTTGAATTTATCCGCCATGATATTTGCGACCCTATTCGTTTAGAAGCGGATGAAATATATAATCTAGCTTGTCCTGCTTCCCCACCTCAATATCAGGCAAATCCAGTGAGCACCACGAAAACCTGTGTTTTGGGTAGTATCAATATGCTCGGTTTGGCCAAAAGAAATCATGCCAAAATTTTACAGGCTTCTACTTCCGAGGTTTATGGTGATCCCAAAGTTCACCCTCAGCCCGAATCCTATCACGGAGATGTCAATCCCATTGGCATACGAGCCTGCTATGATGAAGGAAAACGGTGTGCAGAAACTTTATTTTTTGACTACTACCGTCAACACAAAGTGAAAATAAAGGTAATGAGAATTTTTAATACCTACGGGCCAAATATGGATCCCTATGATGGTCGAGTTGTCAGTAATTTTATTGTTCAGGCTTTGAAGGGTGAAGATATAACTATATATGGTGATGGATCACAAACCCGCTCATTCTGTTACGTCGATGACCTCATAACTGGTATGATAACTTTGATGAATTCAGATGATAGTATTACGGGACCTATTAATATCGGCAACCCAGGGGAATTTACCATCAAGCAATTAGCCCAAGAAGTACTCACCCAAATCAATAGTAAAAGCACTTTAGTTTTTAGAGAATTACCCGCGGATGACCCCAATCGACGTAGACCTGATAATACATTCGCCAAAAAACACTTAAACTGGGAGCCGAAAATCACTTTAAGTGAAGGCTTGAAACCCACTATTGAATATTTTAGACAGATAATAGAGAGCTAA